A single window of Periophthalmus magnuspinnatus isolate fPerMag1 chromosome 9, fPerMag1.2.pri, whole genome shotgun sequence DNA harbors:
- the kcnip3b gene encoding Kv channel interacting protein 3b, calsenilin isoform X1, translating to MQVDGKVVDGSLLGDANGVEPAPGRVKDSGKWQKPRFSRKALMKCCLVKWIIASTQPQDKDSSDSDLELSTVRHQPEGLDQLQAQTKFTRKELQSLYRGFKNECPSGLVDEETFKSIYAQFFPQGDATTYAHFLFNAFDINRNGSIRFEDFVIGLSVLLRGSVTEKLNWAFNLYDINKDGYITKEEMLAIMKSIYDMMGRYTYPCVRDDAPSEHVDKFFQKMDRNRDGVVTIEEFIETCQKDENIMSSMQLFENVI from the exons ATGCAG GTGGATGGCAAGGTGGTGGATGGCAGCCTGCTGGGAGATGCCAACGGGGTTGAACCTGCTCCGGGCAGAGTGAAGGATTCTGGGAAATGGCAGAAGCCCCGGTTTTCTCGTAAAGCCCTGATGAAATGCTGTTTGGTGAAGTGGATCATCGCTAGCACACAGCCTCAGGACAAAG ACAGCAGTGACAGTGACTTGGAGCTGTCCACGGTGCGTCACCAGCCGGAGGGGTTGGACCAACTGCAAGCCCAAACCAAGTTCACCAGGAAGGAGCTCCAGTCATTGTATCGgggctttaaaaat GAGTGCCCAAGCGGACTGGTGGATGAAGAGACGTTTAAGTCCATTTATGCTCAGTTCTTTCCTCAAGGAG ATGCTACAACCTACGCTCATTTCCTCTTCAATGCATTTGACATCAACCGTAATGGATCCATTCGCTTTGAGGACTTTGTCATTGGTTTGTCCGTGTTGCTCCGAGGATCAGTCACAGAAAAACTCAACTGGGCATTCAACCTCTATGACATCAATAAAGACGGGTACATCACCAAAGAG GAAATGTTAGCAATTATGAAGTCCATCTATGACATGATGGGACGATACACTTACCCCTGTGTGCGGGACGATGCCCCTTCAGAACACGTGGACAAGTTCTTCCAG AAAATGGATCGAAATCGCGATGGTGTTGTGACAATTGAAGAGTTCATTGAAACTTGCCAGAAG GATGAAAATATCATGAGCTCCATGCAGttatttgaaaatgtgataTAA
- the kcnip3b gene encoding Kv channel interacting protein 3b, calsenilin isoform X2: protein MGIHGMELCAIGVVIILFMAVLKQFGILEPMSSFEDSSDSDLELSTVRHQPEGLDQLQAQTKFTRKELQSLYRGFKNECPSGLVDEETFKSIYAQFFPQGDATTYAHFLFNAFDINRNGSIRFEDFVIGLSVLLRGSVTEKLNWAFNLYDINKDGYITKEEMLAIMKSIYDMMGRYTYPCVRDDAPSEHVDKFFQKMDRNRDGVVTIEEFIETCQKDENIMSSMQLFENVI, encoded by the exons ATGGGCATCCATGGCATGGAGCTGTGTGCCATCGGTGTAGTCATCATTCTCTTCATGGCTGTGCTCAAACAGTTTGGCATCCTGGAGCCTATGTCGTCATTTGAAG ACAGCAGTGACAGTGACTTGGAGCTGTCCACGGTGCGTCACCAGCCGGAGGGGTTGGACCAACTGCAAGCCCAAACCAAGTTCACCAGGAAGGAGCTCCAGTCATTGTATCGgggctttaaaaat GAGTGCCCAAGCGGACTGGTGGATGAAGAGACGTTTAAGTCCATTTATGCTCAGTTCTTTCCTCAAGGAG ATGCTACAACCTACGCTCATTTCCTCTTCAATGCATTTGACATCAACCGTAATGGATCCATTCGCTTTGAGGACTTTGTCATTGGTTTGTCCGTGTTGCTCCGAGGATCAGTCACAGAAAAACTCAACTGGGCATTCAACCTCTATGACATCAATAAAGACGGGTACATCACCAAAGAG GAAATGTTAGCAATTATGAAGTCCATCTATGACATGATGGGACGATACACTTACCCCTGTGTGCGGGACGATGCCCCTTCAGAACACGTGGACAAGTTCTTCCAG AAAATGGATCGAAATCGCGATGGTGTTGTGACAATTGAAGAGTTCATTGAAACTTGCCAGAAG GATGAAAATATCATGAGCTCCATGCAGttatttgaaaatgtgataTAA
- the pcna gene encoding proliferating cell nuclear antigen, whose amino-acid sequence MFEARLVQGSILKKVLEALKDLITEACWDVSSSGISLQSMDSSHVSLVQLTLRSDGFDSYRCDRNLAMGVNLSSMSKILKCAGNEDIITLRAEDNADTLALVFETLNQEKVSDYEMKLMDLDVEQLGIPEQEYSCVVKMPSGEFARICRDLSQIGDAVMISCAKDGVKFSASGELGTGNVKLSQTSSVDKEDEAVTIEMNEPVQLIFALNYLNFFTKATPLSKTVTLSMSADIPLVVEYKIADMGHVKYYLAPKIDEEAS is encoded by the exons ATGTTTGAGGCTCGCTTGGTCCAGGGCTCTATCTTGAAGAAGGTGCTGGAGGCTCTGAAGGATCTGATCACAGAGGCCTGCTGGGATGTCAGCTCGTCTGGGATCTCCCTCCAGAGCATGGACTCGTCTCACGTCTCCTTGGTCCAGCTCACCCTGAGGAGCGACGGGTTTGACTCCTACCGCTGCGACCGAAACCTGGCGATGGGGGTCAATCTTAGCAG TATGTCAAAGATCCTGAAGTGTGCAGGAAATGAAGATATTATCACACTCAGAGCAGAGGACAATGCAGACACACTCGCCCTGGTCTTTGAGACACTTA ATCAGGAGAAAGTTTCAGATTATGAGATGAAACTGATGGACCTTGACGTAGAACAGCTTGGAATCCCT GAGCAAGAGTACAGCTGTGTAGTGAAGATGCCATCTGGAGAGTTTGCTCGCATCTGCCGAGACTTGTCCCAGATTGGCGACGCCGTCATGATCTCCTGTGCCAAGGATGGAGTCAAGTTCTCTGCCTCTGGAGAGTTGGGCACTGGAAACGTCAAGCTTTCCCAGACCAGCAGTGTTGACAAAGAGGATGAAGCA GTCacaattgaaatgaatgagCCTGTGCAGCTAATCTTTGCCCTCAACTACCTCAACTTCTTCACCAAGGCTACTCCCCTATCAAAGACTGTCACACTCAGTATGTCCGCTGACATCCCTCTAG TGGTTGAATACAAGATTGCTGACATGGGACATGTCAAATACTACTTGGCCCCAAAGATTGACGAAGAGGCGTCTTAA